In Bombus terrestris chromosome 6, iyBomTerr1.2, whole genome shotgun sequence, a single window of DNA contains:
- the LOC100652264 gene encoding uncharacterized protein LOC100652264, whose protein sequence is MLHHVPRYTCGVFIRQHSIMSKSKRYNKIFNKIVNINEDCSENTSGENQYELGQCKVDSESSEYIGSRKIGYWDSEEEHFLNVCHNMKRRPLLFTIKQTEELTGENKDNIYQRTDASFLSHSMSEVISKNITITLTLGLRDSSI, encoded by the exons ATGTTGCATCATGTCCCACGATACACATGTGGGGTCTTCATCAGGCAGCACT CAATCATGAGTAAATCCaaaagatataataagatatttaacaaaattgtcaacatcaatgaagattgttctgagAATACCTCCGGAGAAaatcagtatgaattaggccaatGCAAAGTAGACAGTGAAAGTTCTGAATACATTGGAAGCAGAAAGATAGGATATTGGGATAGTGAAGAGGAACACTTCCTGAATGTGTGTCATAACATGAAAAGG agaccattgctttttacaataaaacaaa ccgaggaattaactggagaaaacaaggacaacatttACCAAAGAACAGACGCTTCATTCCTGTCACATTCAATgtcagaa gttatatctaaaaatataacaataacattaacactaggtttacgggactcGTCAATTTAa